Genomic DNA from Sporosarcina sp. ANT_H38:
TCTTTTCAAAAGAAACAATGAAATGGAGCACAATTAACGATATAAACGAATCTGGCACAGAAATTTTTTGAGGAACAAGGTACATTTGGCAAGCTTTTTGGATAGATGAAAATAAAATCGAGTGTTCCCTCTTCAACTCCTTGGTAAATGGATTGATTTCTGTAAAATTGATTTCTCCTTTGTGAAAACGCAGAGAAAGATGAGCAAATAGATTATTATATAGTTTTGGGTCCTTATGAAAGTGGACCCCTTGGATTTCACTGACGTACTGGATGATTTCTTTTGTCACCTTTACGATATCAATTTGATTGAGATTACTATCTCTTTCTCCCAAGACATAGCGGTATTCCTCTTCAAACAAAGGATACTGCATGTGCTGATACACCTTTTCCATTAGCTGAACCGTTAAATTACTATGCTCTACTTCATTTAAAATCCGATAATTATTCATCGTAAATCTGGCATTCATGCGGGTAATCGAGATCGTCAGTCTAAACAAAATTCTTAATACATCCGATTCATGAAGTACTTGTTTAGGTGTTGCAAAAAACAACTCAGCCATATGCTTCTCTACGACTTCATATAAAGGGAGTACATCTGAAAATAGCAATAGCCCTTCTCCAAAAGAGTCTCGACAGGTTACTCGACTCATAATTTTATAAACTTCACTATTTGTCAAATCAGCATGAATCAAATGCTCAAACAACAATCTTAATGAAAGTTCTTCTCCTACAAGCTTATATCCCACCCGATGCTTTTTTTCTAATTCAATTCCCCAAGGTTTGAGCAGTTCATCTACTTGTTTAATATCGTTTAAGGACGTATTTCGGCTAACATCCAAGCGCTCGGAAAAACTGGATGCAGTGATGTGTTCAGTGTTCACGAGCATATACATAATCATTTTCCCTACTCTTGCCTCTTGATTCAGATACACATCATTTCTCTCAATTTCCGACAGCGACCGTATAATTGCTAATCGCCTTTCCTCTTCACAATCAATCCAAATCCCTTTATTAGACTTCGAAAATACCTCGATCCCTTGCTCACTGAGCCAGCCTTTCACATCATCCAGATC
This window encodes:
- a CDS encoding HTH domain-containing protein, with amino-acid sequence MLTIRGFRLLTKLLETNGSVYLKDLSEEFDVSTRMIKYDLDDVKGWLSEQGIEVFSKSNKGIWIDCEEERRLAIIRSLSEIERNDVYLNQEARVGKMIMYMLVNTEHITASSFSERLDVSRNTSLNDIKQVDELLKPWGIELEKKHRVGYKLVGEELSLRLLFEHLIHADLTNSEVYKIMSRVTCRDSFGEGLLLFSDVLPLYEVVEKHMAELFFATPKQVLHESDVLRILFRLTISITRMNARFTMNNYRILNEVEHSNLTVQLMEKVYQHMQYPLFEEEYRYVLGERDSNLNQIDIVKVTKEIIQYVSEIQGVHFHKDPKLYNNLFAHLSLRFHKGEINFTEINPFTKELKREHSILFSSIQKACQMYLVPQKISVPDSFISLIVLHFIVSFEKRFNQKGKIRTLYVCSTGRGVARLIKNRVEREIYDIDIVKNCSIMEVDEICVKEEVDLIISVFPIETDIPIVIVDPLPSKRDIETIKNKVKELLRYKNFQFNNLLESTEEKISNQDTEFVSQEIILKGFEINQEIQIAFADEIEGSKKQALMLHISLMVHRYYFDKQYDNYSISSNHSRGKEDIKRILEILDVHELQVNEAEIFAILQYFK